One genomic region from Methanomassiliicoccaceae archaeon encodes:
- the rpl18a gene encoding 50S ribosomal protein L18Ae: MKAFLIKGTHADKRQGKQIFSVEMAAEDEVAVREKALSTLGSQHRLKRWQIDISEISELSADKVTDHVVKYQIGE, translated from the coding sequence ATGAAGGCATTCCTTATCAAGGGCACGCACGCCGACAAGAGACAGGGAAAACAGATTTTCTCCGTCGAGATGGCCGCAGAAGACGAGGTAGCTGTGAGGGAAAAAGCCCTCTCCACCCTCGGAAGCCAGCACAGGCTCAAAAGATGGCAGATCGATATCTCCGAAATATCCGAGCTATCGGCCGACAAAGTAACAGACCACGTTGTGAAATACCAGATCGGTGAGTGA
- the pfdA gene encoding prefoldin subunit alpha, giving the protein MEEKDLRQALQVLESYKGQMETLSRQINILQVSLEESVRARETLKAFASAKEGDDVLVPIGASVFVAAKVTGSRKAVVGIGNRISVDKDLAEATEYMGSGVVEIQEALKKASNAFSEMQSAANNLADAINAEYEARQQA; this is encoded by the coding sequence ATGGAAGAAAAGGACCTACGTCAGGCTCTGCAGGTCCTCGAATCCTACAAAGGACAGATGGAGACCCTGAGCCGCCAGATCAACATCCTCCAGGTTTCCCTCGAGGAGTCGGTCCGGGCCCGCGAGACCCTGAAGGCCTTCGCGAGCGCAAAAGAAGGGGATGACGTACTGGTTCCTATCGGAGCCTCCGTTTTCGTCGCCGCCAAAGTGACCGGGAGCAGGAAGGCCGTCGTCGGTATCGGAAACAGGATATCTGTCGACAAAGACCTGGCCGAGGCCACCGAATACATGGGTTCCGGGGTCGTCGAGATCCAGGAAGCGCTCAAAAAGGCCAGCAACGCATTTTCAGAGATGCAGTCTGCAGCCAACAACCTGGCCGACGCCATAAACGCAGAGTACGAGGCCAGGCAACAGGCCTGA
- the ftsY gene encoding signal recognition particle-docking protein FtsY has translation MFDSLKGKLKGLFKKTPEKLEETVYEDTPAPLAQENVPDNSEAVIEPVRVPETETLVKDDPLKMSRRDRVKAEKEQRKTATAPVGDSGKKIRDRELDSVLDELEVILFEADVAFSVAEEIKEGVRDNLTGKKYSRQYSLDEVVEMAVRDAVHDVLKVNEFDFDAWVHDIPKPAVIMFVGINGTGKTTAIAKVANRLQKNEMTVVLAACDTFRAGAIEQLTIHADRLNTKIVKHAQDADPAAVAYDAIEHARSKRRDVVLIDTAGRMQTNSNLIEEMKKVARIAKPDLKVFVGDSLAGNDAIEQAKVFDAAIGIDTIILTKIDTDAKGGAALSIAHTIGKPIAFVCDGQEYEDIQKFSAEWMLKRLFD, from the coding sequence ATGTTTGATTCCCTCAAAGGCAAGCTCAAGGGGCTTTTTAAGAAAACGCCCGAGAAGCTGGAGGAAACTGTATACGAGGATACTCCCGCACCCCTGGCGCAGGAGAACGTTCCCGATAATTCCGAGGCCGTGATCGAACCCGTCCGGGTACCGGAAACGGAAACCCTTGTAAAAGACGATCCGCTGAAAATGTCCCGTCGCGACAGGGTCAAAGCAGAAAAGGAACAGCGGAAGACGGCAACCGCGCCCGTGGGGGACTCCGGTAAGAAGATCAGGGACAGGGAGCTTGATTCCGTACTCGATGAACTTGAGGTTATCCTGTTCGAGGCGGACGTGGCCTTCTCCGTCGCCGAGGAAATAAAAGAGGGCGTCCGCGATAACCTGACCGGTAAGAAATACAGTCGCCAGTACAGCCTTGACGAGGTCGTTGAGATGGCCGTACGGGATGCCGTGCACGACGTCCTTAAAGTCAACGAATTCGACTTCGACGCGTGGGTACATGACATACCGAAGCCGGCGGTCATAATGTTCGTCGGGATAAACGGGACCGGAAAGACCACCGCGATAGCCAAGGTCGCAAACCGTCTTCAGAAGAACGAAATGACGGTCGTGCTCGCGGCCTGCGATACATTCAGGGCCGGAGCAATAGAGCAGCTCACCATCCATGCCGACCGTCTCAACACCAAGATCGTCAAACACGCCCAGGACGCAGACCCGGCGGCGGTGGCATACGACGCCATAGAGCATGCCAGGTCCAAGAGGAGGGACGTTGTGTTGATAGATACCGCCGGGAGAATGCAGACCAACAGCAACCTCATCGAGGAGATGAAGAAAGTTGCCAGGATCGCGAAGCCGGACCTCAAGGTGTTCGTCGGCGACTCGCTTGCCGGCAACGATGCCATAGAACAGGCAAAGGTTTTCGATGCCGCCATCGGAATAGACACTATAATTCTAACAAAGATAGACACGGACGCCAAAGGCGGTGCGGCCCTGTCCATTGCACATACCATCGGAAAGCCTATTGCATTCGTTTGCGACGGCCAGGAATACGAAGATATCCAGAAGTTCAGCGCCGAATGGATGCTGAAACGTCTCTTCGATTAA
- a CDS encoding M20 family metallo-hydrolase, giving the protein MELETVLGKIGESRADIVREMVDMIRIPALAPVNGGSGEGERADHLISRLEGYDSIVRIDVPDDTDPSVMRPNILAKKNGPEEGTVWIVAHMDTVPVGDLDDWDSPPFEPRIENGRIYGRGTEDNGQAVISSMFASKFLDKNKLTKRSIGIAYVADEEITSAMGIAYLLDNGCFSEKDVFIVPDWGSPGGMHIEVAEKNLIWLNFEITGKSTHGSTPDKGANALRASSHLIVELDKAFGKEFPESNPMFIPSKSTFEPTRSIATVENVNTVPGYHEFSMDIRLLPEYDLDDVVITARRIASCISEKYGTDITIRETQRHQSGKQSSTEDPAYLALRDSVKHVTGREPTPVGVGGATCANFFRVKGYNAYVWETGGGTLHTPNEYVEIENIITDAKVFATLFYKLCF; this is encoded by the coding sequence ATGGAACTGGAAACCGTTCTCGGGAAGATCGGGGAGTCACGTGCCGACATCGTGAGAGAGATGGTCGATATGATAAGGATTCCCGCGCTCGCCCCCGTCAACGGCGGAAGCGGAGAGGGAGAACGCGCAGACCACCTTATTTCCAGACTTGAAGGATATGACAGCATCGTAAGGATAGATGTGCCGGACGATACGGACCCTTCCGTCATGAGGCCGAACATTCTTGCTAAGAAGAACGGACCGGAGGAGGGCACCGTTTGGATCGTCGCCCATATGGACACAGTCCCCGTTGGAGATCTGGACGATTGGGACAGCCCGCCCTTCGAACCGCGTATTGAAAACGGCAGGATATATGGCCGCGGCACAGAGGACAACGGGCAGGCCGTGATATCTTCGATGTTCGCATCCAAATTTTTGGATAAGAATAAACTGACCAAAAGGTCGATCGGTATAGCATACGTCGCAGACGAGGAGATAACCAGCGCGATGGGTATCGCATATCTCCTCGATAACGGGTGCTTTTCCGAGAAAGATGTGTTCATAGTCCCGGACTGGGGGAGCCCCGGAGGGATGCACATAGAGGTCGCCGAGAAAAACCTGATATGGCTGAATTTCGAGATCACCGGAAAATCCACGCACGGGTCCACTCCTGACAAAGGAGCCAACGCTCTAAGGGCATCGTCCCATCTCATCGTCGAACTGGACAAGGCGTTCGGTAAGGAGTTTCCGGAATCGAACCCTATGTTCATTCCCAGCAAATCCACTTTCGAACCCACCCGCAGCATAGCCACGGTGGAGAACGTCAACACGGTGCCAGGATATCATGAATTTTCGATGGACATACGTCTTCTTCCCGAATACGATCTTGACGATGTAGTCATAACAGCAAGACGCATAGCATCATGCATATCGGAAAAGTACGGTACAGACATAACGATCAGGGAGACACAGCGCCACCAGTCGGGAAAACAGTCCTCGACGGAAGACCCGGCATATCTGGCACTTCGCGATTCCGTAAAACACGTCACCGGGCGCGAGCCCACTCCGGTAGGTGTCGGAGGCGCGACCTGCGCCAATTTCTTCCGCGTCAAGGGATATAACGCGTATGTATGGGAGACCGGAGGCGGAACTCTGCACACTCCGAACGAATACGTCGAGATAGAGAACATAATTACGGACGCAAAGGTCTTCGCGACGCTGTTCTATAAACTGTGCTTTTAA
- a CDS encoding acetyl-CoA C-acetyltransferase: MQEAVILSATRTPIGKYGKSLMDVKAKDLGAIAIKEAVSRAGISPNDVQECIMGTVLSAGQGQNPARQAAITAGLPVEIGSFTVNAVCGSGMKSAMLAADAIKAGQYEVLAVGGMENMSSSPYLLRGARWGFKMGDQPAVDSMVYDGLWDVFNDQHMGNTGEIVAERFNVTREDADIMAYQSNCKAAEAQAKGRFDREIVPVTVKGRKEDTIVKEDEGIRADTTMESLGKLKPAFKKDGVVTAGNSSQLSDGASAMVVSSRKWAEEHGIRPIGSIVAYGERGVKPELIMEAPIPTTRHVLKMAGMTIDDIDLFEHNEAFATASCAVKKELNVPDEIFNVNGGAIALGHPIGCSGARVMTTLLHALEDRNKSVGLGTLCLGGGNAVTMIVKRE, translated from the coding sequence ATGCAAGAGGCAGTTATACTAAGCGCAACAAGGACCCCTATAGGAAAATACGGAAAATCACTGATGGACGTCAAGGCCAAGGACCTCGGAGCCATTGCCATTAAAGAGGCAGTGTCCAGAGCAGGTATTTCACCGAACGACGTTCAGGAATGCATAATGGGAACAGTGCTCTCGGCCGGTCAGGGACAGAACCCCGCAAGGCAGGCGGCCATTACCGCCGGCCTCCCGGTCGAAATCGGTTCGTTCACCGTGAATGCAGTATGCGGGTCCGGTATGAAGTCCGCGATGCTTGCCGCCGATGCGATAAAAGCAGGGCAATACGAAGTGCTGGCGGTCGGCGGGATGGAAAACATGAGCTCCTCCCCGTACCTGCTCAGAGGAGCAAGATGGGGATTCAAGATGGGCGACCAGCCAGCCGTCGATTCCATGGTGTACGACGGACTCTGGGACGTATTCAACGACCAGCATATGGGAAACACCGGAGAGATCGTCGCCGAACGCTTCAACGTGACCAGGGAGGATGCCGATATCATGGCGTACCAGAGCAACTGCAAGGCCGCCGAGGCACAGGCTAAAGGTAGGTTCGACAGAGAGATCGTACCCGTCACGGTCAAAGGAAGGAAAGAAGACACAATCGTAAAAGAGGACGAAGGGATCAGGGCCGATACTACCATGGAGTCCCTCGGAAAGCTGAAACCCGCATTCAAGAAGGACGGCGTGGTAACTGCCGGAAACTCGTCCCAGCTGAGCGATGGAGCATCGGCGATGGTGGTATCTTCAAGGAAATGGGCAGAGGAGCACGGAATAAGGCCTATAGGATCCATCGTGGCCTACGGGGAGCGCGGAGTTAAGCCCGAACTCATCATGGAGGCGCCCATACCGACCACCAGGCACGTTCTCAAAATGGCCGGGATGACTATCGACGACATAGACCTCTTCGAGCACAACGAGGCCTTCGCCACCGCGTCCTGCGCCGTCAAGAAGGAGCTCAACGTACCTGACGAGATATTCAACGTGAACGGAGGAGCGATAGCACTCGGACACCCCATCGGATGCTCGGGCGCAAGGGTTATGACGACCCTGCTCCACGCACTGGAGGACAGAAACAAGAGCGTCGGTCTGGGAACGCTCTGTCTGGGCGGCGGCAACGCGGTCACAATGATCGTAAAACGCGAATGA
- a CDS encoding tRNA(Ile)(2)-agmatinylcytidine synthase, translated as MYVSFDDTDSNQGLCTTFLATEIMKEVEELDLIGYPRLVRLNPAVPWKTRGNGSLSLRFGRGAGRKIKIGEISGRDIFCFERQLRKEPDADDLLQKIIPILKKNRHYSSDSGIVVSEKKPSPSYYWKGVRRIVEKSDIEEELDRIGALRCGFGDGRGIIGSTCGMSWRPRDSTYELITYRPRDRWGTDRILETGSIGEMDRAFPSTFNSWEERFQKVAMVPGTPCPVMYGLRGDSVEDLPPASRLIRTEPLERSFIFLTNQGTDDHIIFRPKVLEQMSAYYIEGTVLSRRHLPGGHVVIGLETMYGTIECTAYEPSKEFRSAFEWLVPGDRIGVMGELRTEPRTINVEKMKVIRTVREFEKVSNPFCATCGRTMESIGKGKGYRCRRCGTDSKEPLTRENIRWIVPGWYEPPTSARRHLSKPLKRMGEEQPVEFVNSRS; from the coding sequence GTGTACGTTTCATTCGACGACACGGACTCGAATCAGGGCCTGTGCACTACGTTTCTGGCCACAGAGATCATGAAGGAAGTTGAAGAATTGGACCTTATAGGCTATCCCAGGTTGGTGCGCCTCAATCCTGCAGTACCCTGGAAAACAAGGGGTAACGGGTCCCTATCGCTTAGGTTCGGCCGCGGGGCCGGAAGAAAAATAAAAATAGGTGAAATTTCCGGACGCGATATTTTCTGTTTCGAAAGACAGCTTCGGAAGGAGCCGGACGCGGACGATCTTTTGCAAAAAATAATACCAATACTGAAAAAAAACCGTCACTATTCGTCAGATTCAGGAATTGTGGTTTCAGAAAAAAAACCGTCACCGTCCTATTATTGGAAGGGAGTCCGCAGAATCGTGGAAAAAAGCGATATAGAGGAAGAGCTCGATCGGATCGGCGCGCTGCGTTGCGGATTTGGCGATGGCCGGGGGATAATCGGTTCCACATGCGGAATGTCATGGAGGCCCCGCGACAGCACCTATGAACTCATAACATATCGTCCAAGGGACAGATGGGGTACGGACAGGATACTTGAAACAGGATCCATCGGCGAGATGGACCGTGCATTCCCATCGACGTTCAACAGCTGGGAAGAGAGGTTCCAGAAGGTGGCAATGGTTCCCGGGACACCGTGCCCGGTAATGTACGGCCTTCGCGGAGATTCGGTCGAAGATCTTCCCCCCGCATCCCGCCTGATTCGTACGGAACCCTTGGAACGCAGTTTTATATTTTTGACAAACCAAGGCACCGACGACCACATCATCTTCCGCCCAAAGGTCTTGGAACAGATGAGTGCGTATTACATCGAAGGAACCGTCCTTTCGAGGCGCCACCTTCCCGGAGGACACGTGGTCATAGGACTCGAAACGATGTACGGGACCATAGAATGTACCGCATACGAACCCTCCAAAGAGTTCAGATCGGCGTTCGAATGGTTGGTTCCCGGCGACCGCATAGGTGTGATGGGAGAACTCCGGACCGAACCGAGGACCATCAATGTTGAGAAAATGAAGGTCATTCGGACGGTCAGAGAGTTCGAGAAAGTATCCAATCCGTTCTGCGCGACCTGCGGGAGGACCATGGAGTCCATCGGAAAAGGGAAAGGATATCGTTGCCGCAGGTGCGGGACCGACTCCAAAGAACCGTTGACAAGGGAGAACATCAGATGGATCGTCCCGGGATGGTATGAACCGCCCACGTCGGCACGCAGGCACCTTTCCAAACCCCTCAAGAGGATGGGCGAGGAACAGCCCGTTGAGTTCGTCAATAGCCGTAGCTAA
- a CDS encoding ORC1-type DNA replication protein, which yields MNDGESIFKHYMDKRNPLVRNKRILQSSYIPEQLPHREAQIKEIVEIVAPSLVKDKPSNILIIGKTGTGKTAVVKYIGKELKKADENEENCSFIYINCEVVDTPYGILYNIGNQIIRDETKSIPFTGWSLDRVFSELTKYVDKENKIYIIVLDEIDRSFQKNGDDIFYFLTTINEVLEKSKVSIIGISNNPKFTEFLDPKIKSRLGEEKIIFPPYNTLQLEDILKDRSKDAFEPGILSEGVVSYCAALAAQDMGDARRALDLLRIASDIAERNNDNVITEAHVKYAKNKIELDAVSEVVRTLTPQSKTVLMSIVINTENDNPTMNTGDVFTTYKHISEIIESSILTQRRVAGLISELDMMGIIHARVKSFGRAGRTREIELGSKEIIDLIKSDVLFKKLKNYKNVKQTTLI from the coding sequence TTGAATGACGGAGAATCTATATTCAAACATTATATGGATAAAAGAAACCCGCTTGTAAGGAACAAAAGGATCCTTCAATCATCATATATTCCCGAGCAGCTACCTCATAGAGAAGCACAGATAAAAGAGATCGTCGAGATAGTTGCACCTTCTTTGGTAAAAGATAAGCCCTCGAATATTTTGATCATAGGAAAAACCGGAACAGGAAAAACCGCTGTTGTAAAATATATCGGAAAAGAATTAAAAAAAGCCGATGAAAACGAAGAAAATTGTTCTTTCATTTACATAAATTGTGAAGTCGTCGATACTCCTTATGGAATTCTGTATAATATCGGAAATCAGATAATAAGGGATGAAACGAAAAGCATTCCATTCACCGGATGGAGTCTGGACAGAGTATTCAGTGAACTGACAAAATATGTAGATAAAGAAAATAAAATCTATATTATTGTCTTAGATGAAATCGACAGATCCTTCCAAAAGAATGGAGACGACATCTTTTATTTTTTAACGACGATAAATGAAGTTTTGGAAAAGTCCAAAGTATCCATAATAGGAATAAGCAATAATCCTAAATTTACTGAATTTCTAGATCCAAAAATCAAAAGCAGATTGGGTGAAGAAAAAATTATTTTTCCTCCGTATAATACACTCCAATTGGAAGATATCCTTAAAGACAGATCGAAGGATGCTTTTGAACCCGGAATTCTTTCAGAAGGTGTAGTTTCTTATTGTGCCGCTCTTGCCGCTCAAGATATGGGTGATGCAAGAAGAGCTCTCGATCTTTTAAGAATAGCTTCGGATATCGCAGAAAGAAATAATGATAATGTTATTACCGAAGCACATGTAAAATATGCAAAAAACAAAATCGAACTCGATGCTGTTTCCGAAGTAGTAAGAACGTTGACACCACAATCAAAAACAGTGTTGATGAGTATAGTAATAAACACAGAAAATGACAATCCCACAATGAATACGGGAGACGTTTTCACAACATACAAACACATTTCTGAAATAATCGAATCTTCGATCCTTACACAGAGAAGAGTTGCAGGTCTGATATCCGAATTGGATATGATGGGTATAATCCATGCACGGGTAAAATCGTTCGGACGTGCCGGAAGAACAAGAGAGATTGAATTAGGAAGCAAAGAGATCATAGATCTGATCAAATCAGATGTTCTTTTTAAGAAATTAAAAAATTACAAGAACGTAAAACAAACCACACTCATATGA
- a CDS encoding cytidine/deoxycytidylate deaminase family protein, with product MERPSNDEYFMSMAKLVATRSTCIRRQVGAVVVKEKRVLSTGYNGAPKGSRHCEELGCIREILDVPSGTRHELCRGVHAEQNAVVQAAYFGVSVKDASIYTTTYPCSMCAKIIINAGITEIVYGEGYPDNLSKDLLEESGLIVRKYPA from the coding sequence ATGGAAAGGCCCTCTAACGACGAGTACTTTATGAGCATGGCCAAGCTTGTGGCCACCAGGTCCACATGCATACGCAGACAGGTCGGAGCCGTTGTAGTCAAAGAAAAAAGGGTATTGTCCACAGGTTACAACGGAGCTCCAAAGGGGTCCAGGCATTGCGAAGAGCTTGGATGCATCCGCGAGATACTCGACGTGCCCTCCGGGACCAGGCATGAGCTTTGCAGGGGCGTGCATGCGGAGCAGAATGCGGTGGTTCAGGCGGCATATTTCGGTGTCAGCGTAAAAGATGCTTCGATATACACGACCACTTACCCCTGCTCGATGTGCGCCAAAATAATAATCAATGCAGGGATAACCGAAATAGTATACGGCGAGGGATATCCCGACAATCTGTCCAAGGATCTGTTAGAAGAATCGGGCCTGATCGTAAGAAAATACCCTGCGTGA
- a CDS encoding V-type ATP synthase subunit I codes for MSLPESMSRIVIAGTKAHMDEAIEVLYGAEAVHLIDHTVDADEGFSIGSPREYSSKASERLLKVRSMEKELGINKHTKTPSRSVEEIKSQIKSASVESAEDEIMKVLDRRNDLNQRIAALNTKKNNLEILQMLPVDLELYNGFKSIVAIVGTVADDPSEAIKAMDAEFFVATRKKGPTAVAIFARNSDRDKAISSLSAYGFSEIQVPTGSSGTPADALKAVEAEIAETEAGIAKVEEDLATLKEKHQAFLRASDEDLSITVEKGEVPLRIATSEYSFVIDAWVPTKRVEHVKEKLEKDTDGRMYVEFQETRGRKDAEVEAVEKRFKTAPTKMNNGEYSTGYEYATKLVDVPKYQEIDPTILIALFLPMFFGFMVGDVGYAIPFMVLGAYGLKVAKGRDWRIIARVLFFGGIWAFVFGLLFYGECLGMHFTGTYSPTGITWEHIFGMEEGALGAFSAVLPDFIHAEGGHIINHVGVGKLVEIPLLLKLSVYIGIVHLMIGYICAFINLKMRHGFKHAFMEQGGWILAFIGLVMFCYALASALIGDMSTLMTEYMMPFAIGIVLLIVGCAINIKSHGGMSIMELPGIVGNILSYTRLAAIGMSKAGMALAFNYIAFIMIYDSMGGILGLILGFAVFLIGHLMIFFLAILSAGLHSLRLQYVELMAKFFVGGGKEYAPLKITRKKTHYEPLKTENKTKTEV; via the coding sequence ATGTCACTTCCTGAGTCGATGAGTAGGATTGTAATAGCGGGTACCAAAGCCCACATGGACGAGGCCATCGAGGTCTTGTACGGTGCCGAAGCGGTACACCTGATCGATCACACAGTCGACGCGGACGAGGGCTTTTCCATCGGGTCGCCCCGTGAATACTCATCAAAAGCCTCCGAAAGGCTTCTGAAAGTGAGGTCCATGGAGAAGGAGCTAGGTATAAACAAACATACCAAAACTCCAAGCCGATCGGTGGAAGAGATAAAGAGCCAGATCAAATCTGCAAGCGTCGAATCAGCCGAGGACGAAATTATGAAGGTCCTCGACAGAAGGAATGATCTCAACCAGAGAATCGCCGCACTAAACACTAAGAAAAACAACCTTGAAATTTTACAGATGCTCCCGGTGGACCTTGAATTATACAATGGTTTCAAGAGCATCGTCGCCATCGTCGGCACTGTTGCCGACGACCCCTCCGAGGCCATCAAAGCGATGGACGCGGAGTTTTTCGTCGCCACCAGGAAGAAAGGCCCCACCGCGGTGGCCATCTTCGCAAGGAACAGCGACAGGGACAAGGCGATATCGTCGCTCTCCGCTTACGGATTCTCCGAAATCCAGGTGCCGACCGGGTCTTCCGGGACCCCGGCCGATGCACTCAAGGCCGTAGAGGCCGAGATCGCAGAGACGGAAGCGGGCATTGCAAAGGTCGAAGAGGACCTCGCAACCCTGAAGGAAAAGCATCAGGCGTTCCTCAGAGCATCGGACGAGGACCTGTCAATAACAGTCGAAAAGGGAGAGGTCCCCCTTAGGATCGCCACGAGCGAATACTCGTTCGTCATAGACGCGTGGGTGCCCACCAAGAGGGTGGAGCATGTCAAAGAGAAGCTCGAGAAGGACACCGACGGCAGAATGTACGTCGAGTTCCAGGAGACCCGCGGACGCAAGGACGCCGAGGTCGAAGCCGTAGAGAAACGCTTCAAGACGGCGCCCACAAAGATGAACAACGGGGAATACTCCACGGGCTACGAGTACGCCACGAAACTTGTGGACGTACCGAAGTACCAGGAGATCGATCCAACAATTCTTATCGCATTGTTCCTGCCCATGTTCTTCGGATTCATGGTAGGAGATGTCGGATACGCCATCCCGTTCATGGTGCTCGGAGCATACGGGCTTAAAGTTGCCAAGGGCAGAGACTGGCGCATCATCGCACGTGTACTGTTCTTCGGCGGAATATGGGCGTTCGTTTTCGGACTCCTGTTCTACGGGGAATGCCTCGGAATGCATTTCACCGGAACGTATTCGCCAACCGGCATAACCTGGGAACACATATTCGGTATGGAGGAGGGGGCGCTGGGCGCATTCTCGGCCGTACTGCCTGATTTCATCCACGCCGAGGGAGGACACATCATCAATCACGTGGGTGTCGGAAAACTTGTGGAGATCCCGCTTCTTCTGAAGCTCTCGGTCTACATAGGAATAGTGCACCTGATGATCGGGTACATATGTGCGTTCATAAACCTCAAAATGAGGCACGGCTTCAAGCATGCCTTCATGGAGCAGGGCGGATGGATACTGGCATTCATCGGTCTGGTAATGTTCTGTTACGCATTGGCGTCCGCGCTGATAGGTGATATGAGCACACTGATGACGGAATACATGATGCCCTTCGCCATAGGAATAGTGCTTTTGATAGTAGGATGCGCGATCAACATCAAGAGCCATGGCGGAATGAGCATCATGGAGCTGCCGGGAATAGTAGGCAACATACTCTCTTACACACGTTTGGCGGCCATCGGAATGTCCAAAGCGGGCATGGCGCTGGCCTTCAACTATATTGCGTTTATTATGATCTACGACTCGATGGGAGGCATACTGGGTCTTATACTCGGATTTGCCGTGTTCCTGATCGGTCACCTCATGATATTCTTCCTGGCGATCCTTTCGGCGGGACTGCACAGCCTAAGGCTGCAGTACGTCGAACTGATGGCCAAGTTCTTTGTCGGAGGCGGAAAGGAGTACGCTCCTCTCAAGATCACACGCAAGAAAACCCATTACGAACCCCTTAAAACAGAAAATAAAACCAAAACAGAGGTATAA
- a CDS encoding ATPase has translation MVLEGDVGSGLIAIGAGIAVGLAGLGSGMAEKDIGAAAVGAITEDASLFGKAMIYMVLPETIVIFGLVIAILAIFVM, from the coding sequence ATGGTATTGGAAGGAGACGTCGGATCTGGATTGATTGCAATCGGAGCAGGAATAGCAGTTGGATTGGCCGGACTTGGGTCCGGTATGGCCGAGAAAGACATAGGTGCCGCAGCAGTAGGTGCCATCACGGAAGACGCCAGCCTTTTCGGAAAGGCTATGATTTACATGGTTCTTCCTGAGACAATCGTCATCTTCGGACTGGTTATCGCTATCCTTGCTATCTTCGTGATGTGA